The following coding sequences lie in one Alloacidobacterium dinghuense genomic window:
- the tmk gene encoding dTMP kinase, with product MDRGFFLTFEGLDGSGKTTQIRKLTGWLEAQGRQVVVTRQPGATVIGERIRKLLLASSTENLAPRAELGLMFSDRAQAIAEIISPALQAGKVVVCDRYTDSTEAYQGGGRQLGSEVVLQLHEVMCGGLQPDLTILLLPDFDASLTRARRRNTRMEKSGKDEGRFEREDEAFYRRVYDKYREIAARDTLRVVTMEGDADIEKVHQRIVRVVEERLAL from the coding sequence ATGGATCGTGGTTTTTTTCTAACCTTCGAGGGCCTGGATGGCTCGGGGAAAACGACGCAGATAAGGAAGCTGACTGGCTGGCTGGAGGCGCAAGGACGGCAGGTAGTTGTTACGCGACAGCCGGGCGCTACGGTGATTGGCGAGCGCATTCGCAAATTGTTGCTTGCTTCGAGCACGGAGAATCTGGCTCCGCGCGCAGAGTTGGGGTTGATGTTTTCCGATCGTGCACAAGCCATTGCGGAGATCATCTCGCCGGCGCTCCAGGCCGGAAAAGTCGTTGTCTGCGATCGTTACACGGACTCGACGGAGGCCTATCAAGGTGGTGGGCGGCAACTCGGCAGTGAAGTTGTGTTGCAACTACACGAGGTGATGTGCGGAGGGCTGCAGCCTGATCTGACGATTCTCCTGCTGCCCGACTTCGACGCATCGCTTACGCGCGCGCGGCGGCGCAATACGCGAATGGAAAAGAGCGGTAAGGATGAGGGCCGCTTCGAACGCGAAGACGAGGCTTTCTATCGCCGCGTATATGACAAGTATCGCGAGATTGCTGCTCGCGACACCTTGCGTGTGGTCACAATGGAGGGCGATGCGGATATTGAAAAAGTTCATCAGCGCATCGTAAGAGTGGTAGAGGAGCGTTTAGCGCTCTGA
- the glmU gene encoding bifunctional UDP-N-acetylglucosamine diphosphorylase/glucosamine-1-phosphate N-acetyltransferase GlmU: MRLAIVIMAAGKGTRLKSKRPKVLHKIGGKALVEHVIHAATQIVPPQDVYVVVGHQAGAVQAAVTGTGVHFVTQSEQRGTGHAVQTARQAVAAYEHIIVLSGDVPLLQPETIARLRDFHLAERAAMSILTACPSDPHGYGRVIRRAPGAAEVAAIVEQKALTPEQKTIPEINSGIYAFATTTLFQLINELRTDNAHGEYYLTDMADVLVQEGQRVVAIEAESSTEVLGANTLAEMADLDAAMRLTTARKLMAQGVTIYRPETTVIDAGVRVGPDTIIEPFVQLLGETHIGEDCHIRSYSVIENSTIENHVLIQNHCVIDNAHIRSSAQLGPYARLRPGSDIGEEAHIGNFVETKKMRIGKGSKANHLSYLGDAEIGSGVNIGAGTITCNYDGVNKHRTLIEDKVFVGSDTTLVAPIVIGEGSYIAAGSCITEDVPPDALALGRARQTTKPDWARSHRSKR, encoded by the coding sequence ATGCGGTTGGCAATTGTCATCATGGCCGCGGGCAAGGGCACGCGGCTGAAATCGAAACGCCCCAAAGTTCTGCACAAGATTGGCGGCAAGGCTCTGGTGGAGCATGTGATTCACGCGGCGACGCAGATTGTTCCGCCGCAGGATGTGTATGTCGTTGTTGGTCATCAGGCGGGCGCAGTACAGGCAGCAGTGACCGGCACGGGCGTGCATTTTGTTACACAATCGGAACAACGCGGTACCGGACACGCTGTGCAGACCGCTCGCCAGGCGGTGGCGGCGTACGAGCATATCATCGTCCTCTCGGGCGACGTGCCCCTGTTGCAGCCTGAGACGATTGCCCGCCTGCGCGATTTCCATCTGGCCGAGCGCGCGGCCATGTCGATTCTTACGGCTTGCCCTTCTGATCCGCATGGGTACGGTCGCGTCATCCGCCGTGCACCGGGGGCGGCGGAGGTAGCTGCGATTGTTGAGCAAAAGGCTCTCACTCCAGAGCAGAAGACGATTCCCGAGATCAATTCGGGTATTTATGCCTTCGCCACAACTACGCTCTTTCAGCTCATCAATGAATTGAGAACCGACAACGCGCACGGTGAGTATTACCTCACGGATATGGCCGACGTGCTGGTGCAGGAAGGTCAGCGCGTGGTTGCCATCGAGGCCGAGAGCTCTACCGAGGTCCTTGGAGCCAATACACTCGCGGAAATGGCAGATCTGGACGCGGCCATGCGGTTAACAACGGCACGCAAGCTGATGGCGCAAGGCGTCACCATCTACCGGCCGGAGACAACGGTGATCGACGCAGGCGTGCGGGTTGGGCCGGACACGATCATCGAGCCCTTTGTGCAGCTATTGGGCGAAACGCATATTGGCGAAGATTGCCACATCCGCTCTTATTCGGTCATTGAAAACTCGACGATTGAAAATCACGTTCTGATTCAGAATCACTGCGTCATCGATAACGCGCATATTCGCTCAAGCGCGCAGCTGGGGCCTTATGCACGCCTTCGTCCGGGCAGCGACATCGGAGAGGAAGCACACATCGGCAATTTCGTTGAAACCAAGAAGATGCGCATCGGCAAAGGCTCGAAGGCCAACCACCTGAGCTACCTCGGCGACGCCGAAATCGGCAGCGGGGTGAACATCGGCGCTGGGACGATCACCTGCAACTACGATGGCGTCAACAAGCACCGCACATTGATCGAGGACAAGGTTTTCGTCGGCAGTGACACCACGCTGGTGGCGCCCATTGTGATCGGAGAAGGATCGTATATTGCGGCCGGGTCCTGCATCACGGAAGATGTCCCTCCCGATGCCCTTGCTCTGGGGCGCGCGCGACAGACCACGAAACCCGACTGGGCGAGGAGCCACCGTTCCAAGCGATAG
- a CDS encoding amidohydrolase family protein, whose translation MRNWLVGIRCFPITICALLITPTLAMAQNTPLAITGTLLTPQEIIPNGTVVLQNGKILAAGAHVELPQGTTTVRTDGIIAPGLIDLHNHLTWNVFPRWKPIQEFGNRYDWQQKPVYNVLMDVPHSELVSEGLECEMERYAEVKAISEGETSVVGGMYAPCDQGLARNLDYDPEFGGGLGEIIYSVFPLTMSQFDVARAISVLNAKPRGSLLIHVGEGSPQDASAAREFPEVEERGLLKSGVSFIHGVALTPQNFAAMAKSGVGFIWSPRSNIELYGNTANVAAAQAANVVMALAPDWSPTGSDGLLGELNYASVWNQTQPTPPFTERELVMMATSNAAALVALQDFIGTLAANHVADLIVIRDTGKAHSKDAYWSLTHATPEDVELVMIGGVATYGNPELMRQISNNSPTETLKVCGSDKSISFASEKPEKHAFAETESMLDQALREMGRKLAPLAECGD comes from the coding sequence ATGCGAAACTGGCTTGTCGGCATTCGCTGTTTTCCGATTACGATCTGCGCTCTTCTGATTACGCCAACGCTAGCTATGGCGCAGAACACGCCACTTGCGATCACCGGTACGCTGCTCACGCCGCAGGAGATCATCCCAAACGGTACCGTTGTTCTTCAAAATGGGAAGATACTCGCCGCCGGGGCTCATGTTGAGCTTCCGCAGGGGACGACAACGGTACGCACCGACGGCATTATCGCGCCCGGGCTGATCGATCTGCATAATCACCTCACCTGGAACGTTTTTCCTCGCTGGAAACCGATTCAAGAGTTCGGCAATCGCTATGACTGGCAGCAGAAGCCCGTCTACAACGTGCTGATGGATGTGCCGCATTCCGAACTTGTGAGTGAAGGGCTGGAATGCGAGATGGAGCGCTATGCCGAGGTAAAGGCGATCAGCGAGGGCGAAACGTCCGTGGTGGGGGGAATGTACGCTCCGTGCGATCAGGGACTGGCGCGCAATCTCGATTACGACCCGGAGTTCGGTGGCGGGCTGGGCGAAATCATCTACAGTGTCTTTCCGCTGACGATGAGCCAGTTCGACGTTGCGCGGGCGATTTCCGTGCTCAATGCCAAGCCGCGCGGTTCCCTGCTGATTCACGTTGGCGAAGGTTCTCCGCAGGACGCCTCGGCTGCGCGTGAGTTCCCGGAAGTGGAGGAGCGCGGGCTGCTCAAATCAGGCGTCTCGTTCATTCACGGCGTCGCTCTTACACCGCAGAATTTTGCTGCGATGGCGAAATCGGGCGTGGGATTCATCTGGTCTCCGCGCAGCAATATCGAACTATACGGAAACACAGCGAACGTCGCCGCCGCCCAAGCGGCAAATGTTGTTATGGCGCTGGCTCCGGATTGGAGTCCGACCGGAAGCGACGGCCTCTTGGGAGAGCTGAACTACGCTTCGGTGTGGAACCAGACCCAGCCAACGCCTCCCTTTACGGAGCGCGAGTTGGTCATGATGGCGACAAGCAACGCTGCAGCGCTCGTGGCATTGCAGGACTTCATTGGCACTCTCGCAGCGAATCATGTGGCGGATCTGATCGTAATTCGCGACACGGGCAAAGCGCACAGTAAGGATGCATACTGGAGCCTTACCCATGCCACGCCGGAAGATGTGGAACTGGTCATGATCGGCGGAGTAGCGACGTATGGCAATCCTGAGTTGATGCGCCAGATATCTAACAACTCTCCGACAGAAACGCTCAAGGTGTGTGGTTCCGATAAGAGCATTTCCTTTGCGAGCGAGAAGCCCGAAAAGCACGCGTTCGCGGAGACCGAATCAATGCTCGATCAGGCTCTGCGCGAAATGGGCAGGAAATTGGCGCCTCTTGCTGAGTGCGGAGATTAG
- a CDS encoding 4a-hydroxytetrahydrobiopterin dehydratase: MALLSPEAVQEKLKQLHGWKLDGKEIVREFSFADFVQALNFVNAVGEKAEAAGHHPDIDIRYNKVKLALISHDSGGLTERDFRMAAAVNEIPTKN; encoded by the coding sequence ATGGCGCTATTGAGCCCTGAAGCCGTTCAGGAGAAGCTGAAGCAATTACATGGATGGAAGCTGGATGGAAAAGAAATCGTTCGCGAATTCAGTTTTGCCGATTTTGTTCAAGCCTTGAACTTTGTAAATGCTGTCGGCGAGAAAGCTGAGGCGGCAGGCCATCACCCGGATATCGATATTCGTTACAACAAGGTGAAACTCGCGCTGATTTCGCATGATTCCGGAGGCCTAACGGAACGTGATTTCCGGATGGCTGCAGCTGTGAACGAGATTCCTACCAAAAACTGA
- a CDS encoding RNA polymerase sigma factor — protein sequence MSINLRGLFEASTPRIVTSQSEERSVEQAQRDIYESHRHRVFSLAFHMTGNELQAEALLTNSFVRAFHVDPKPDSRIIDDALIAGLRSHFSLAPAMPAPVDVSAGMDGRNVRRTDLEEAIQELPPIERLAFLLRDVEGYSSDAIAQLLEVSRPEVAQALFSARIRLRSILADMETERAA from the coding sequence TTGAGTATCAACCTTCGTGGACTATTCGAAGCAAGTACACCGAGAATCGTAACCTCACAGTCCGAGGAGCGTTCGGTGGAGCAGGCCCAGCGCGACATCTACGAGAGCCACCGTCATCGCGTTTTTTCGTTGGCCTTCCACATGACCGGCAATGAACTTCAGGCCGAGGCGCTGCTTACCAACAGTTTTGTGCGCGCTTTTCATGTCGACCCAAAGCCGGATTCCAGGATCATCGATGACGCTTTGATCGCCGGTCTTCGTTCCCATTTTTCCCTGGCTCCAGCTATGCCCGCGCCGGTCGACGTTTCCGCCGGGATGGACGGAAGGAATGTCCGCCGCACCGATCTCGAAGAGGCCATTCAGGAACTTCCGCCCATCGAACGCCTCGCGTTTCTTCTGCGCGATGTAGAAGGCTATTCGTCGGACGCCATTGCGCAGTTGTTGGAAGTCTCCAGGCCAGAGGTGGCCCAGGCGCTGTTTTCAGCCAGAATCCGTTTGCGCAGCATTCTGGCTGATATGGAAACGGAACGCGCCGCCTGA
- a CDS encoding HD domain-containing phosphohydrolase: MASERILVVDDEPYVRTVIAAMLEKAHYRPVLASNGLEAMERLQTDPPYDLVLSDIMMDGLDGMSLLERLREVQPETPMVMVTAIHDVGVAISAIRKGAYDYLLKPFEKEQLLATVRRALDHRRLAQQNSMYQSNLEQLVAARTDMLRQAIADLERSYDITLEALGDALDLKDAETEGHSKRVTGYTVALSRAMGLSPTDIRTIARGAFLHDIGKMAIPDAILLKPGRLDIDERSVMRDHCARGYQILCKIPYLREAAEIVYCHQEHFNGSGYPRGLKGEQIPLGARIFAVADTLDAITSDRPYRKANSFTAARNEIQRCAGTQFDPQVVDVYLSMPDGLWIDLRREISQHARFSPFAFGGAEVQTPG; the protein is encoded by the coding sequence ATGGCATCCGAACGAATCCTGGTTGTCGATGATGAGCCTTATGTAAGGACAGTAATCGCTGCGATGCTGGAAAAGGCGCATTACCGCCCGGTGCTGGCGAGCAACGGTCTGGAAGCGATGGAACGCCTCCAGACCGATCCTCCTTACGACCTTGTGCTTTCCGACATCATGATGGATGGCCTGGATGGGATGAGCCTGCTCGAGCGGTTGCGGGAAGTGCAGCCCGAGACTCCAATGGTCATGGTCACGGCCATTCATGACGTGGGCGTCGCGATCTCCGCCATTCGCAAAGGCGCCTATGACTACCTGCTGAAGCCGTTCGAAAAGGAGCAGTTGCTGGCTACTGTGCGGCGTGCGCTAGATCACCGGCGGCTGGCGCAGCAGAACTCCATGTATCAATCGAACTTGGAGCAACTGGTTGCCGCCCGCACGGATATGCTGCGCCAGGCGATTGCCGATCTGGAGCGATCCTATGACATTACGCTGGAGGCGCTCGGGGATGCGCTCGATCTAAAGGACGCGGAAACCGAAGGTCACTCCAAGCGAGTGACAGGGTACACAGTCGCCTTGTCCAGAGCTATGGGGCTTTCACCCACTGATATCCGCACCATCGCGCGAGGCGCCTTCCTGCATGACATCGGAAAGATGGCGATTCCTGACGCCATCCTGCTGAAGCCCGGCAGACTGGATATCGATGAGCGCTCTGTGATGCGCGACCATTGCGCACGCGGCTATCAGATTTTGTGCAAGATCCCTTATCTGAGGGAAGCGGCTGAGATCGTCTACTGCCACCAGGAGCATTTTAATGGCTCAGGCTATCCGCGTGGGCTGAAGGGCGAGCAGATTCCGCTGGGCGCAAGAATTTTTGCCGTTGCGGATACACTCGATGCCATCACCTCGGATCGCCCCTACCGTAAGGCCAACAGCTTTACCGCAGCCAGAAACGAGATCCAGCGCTGTGCCGGAACGCAGTTTGATCCGCAGGTGGTCGACGTTTACCTGAGCATGCCGGATGGATTATGGATCGATCTGCGCAGGGAAATCAGCCAGCACGCCCGCTTCTCGCCATTCGCCTTTGGTGGAGCGGAAGTCCAAACACCAGGTTAG
- a CDS encoding CYCXC family (seleno)protein: MKRILLGMALGLATIASYAQWSNPADDIPAYHTAPPAKTEQLPPVLSGSQLEGEYFRYPWQKQVYVEAAQVQGVIYQLPCYCRCDKALGHTSLHSCFEGTHGAVCSTCAKEGAYAYKMTKLGKTPKEIRDGVERKEFESIDLDQLGGM; this comes from the coding sequence ATGAAAAGAATTCTGCTTGGGATGGCCTTGGGACTGGCCACAATCGCGAGTTACGCTCAGTGGTCCAATCCGGCGGATGACATTCCCGCATATCATACCGCGCCACCCGCAAAGACGGAGCAATTGCCACCCGTACTTTCTGGCAGCCAGCTTGAGGGCGAGTATTTTCGCTATCCCTGGCAAAAGCAGGTGTACGTAGAAGCGGCTCAGGTGCAGGGCGTGATCTATCAGCTTCCTTGCTACTGCCGTTGCGACAAGGCCCTTGGCCACACGAGTCTGCACAGCTGCTTTGAAGGCACGCATGGCGCAGTGTGTTCAACCTGCGCGAAAGAAGGCGCCTATGCCTACAAGATGACGAAGCTGGGCAAAACGCCGAAAGAGATTCGCGACGGCGTCGAGCGCAAGGAGTTCGAATCGATCGATCTCGATCAATTGGGCGGCATGTAG
- a CDS encoding cytochrome P450: MVTASQVDNRFPVEERGSYRFPPGLRRNLPFYLFSRFFRPGNPIRLFEYLAATFGRVSYYRIGPSQIVVMNDPELIREILIAQPQNFIKERTQKRMRILLGEGLITSDGEVHKRQRRIAAPAFHRQRIQAYAGVMVERAAAMRDSWREGVEVDASAEMMRLALQIVARTLFDSDVTKDVQRINDEVNAIMRLYNFLVALPRAEAMLHLPIPGLMRFKRARKRLDKVVYRMIEDRRRSGVDGGDLLSMLLASRDDEADHSGMTNEQLRDEVLTIFLAGYETVANALAWTWLLLGQNPDAEAKLHAEIDTVLGGRLPTLEDLPQLRYAEMVLSESMRLYPPAWAMGRQATCDVEIGPYKLPAGTYIFFSQYIIQRNADFFPDPLRFDPERFTPEHKAGRPRFAYFPFGGGSRQCIGESFAWMEAILSLVTLAQRWRLKLVPEQAIDVQPKITLRPKYAIRMVPEPR, encoded by the coding sequence GTGGTCACTGCTTCCCAAGTCGACAATCGCTTCCCCGTCGAAGAGCGAGGCAGCTATCGTTTTCCGCCGGGGCTGAGGCGCAATTTGCCGTTCTATCTCTTCAGCCGCTTCTTCCGTCCTGGCAATCCGATCCGGCTCTTTGAATACCTCGCGGCGACATTCGGACGCGTGTCTTACTATCGCATCGGGCCGAGCCAGATTGTTGTGATGAACGATCCAGAGCTGATCCGTGAAATTCTGATCGCACAGCCGCAGAACTTCATCAAAGAACGTACGCAGAAGCGCATGCGGATCCTGCTCGGCGAGGGGCTGATCACGAGCGATGGTGAAGTCCACAAGCGCCAGAGGCGCATTGCTGCTCCGGCATTTCATCGGCAACGCATTCAGGCTTATGCCGGCGTGATGGTGGAGCGCGCGGCAGCGATGCGCGATTCGTGGCGTGAAGGCGTGGAAGTGGACGCCTCGGCAGAGATGATGCGCCTGGCATTGCAGATTGTGGCGCGGACACTCTTCGACTCGGATGTGACCAAAGATGTGCAGCGCATCAATGACGAAGTGAACGCGATCATGCGGCTCTATAACTTCCTCGTCGCATTGCCTCGCGCCGAGGCAATGCTGCATCTGCCGATTCCCGGCCTGATGCGCTTCAAGCGCGCACGCAAGCGACTCGATAAAGTTGTGTACCGCATGATCGAAGACCGTCGCAGGTCAGGGGTGGATGGCGGCGATTTGCTGTCAATGCTTCTGGCCTCACGCGATGACGAAGCCGACCACTCCGGGATGACCAACGAGCAGTTGCGCGATGAGGTGCTGACGATCTTTCTTGCCGGATACGAGACAGTAGCGAATGCCCTGGCGTGGACATGGCTGTTGCTGGGCCAGAATCCGGATGCGGAGGCAAAGCTTCACGCGGAGATCGACACTGTGCTCGGCGGACGCCTGCCTACGCTCGAAGATCTTCCGCAGTTGCGTTACGCCGAGATGGTGCTTTCTGAATCGATGCGGCTCTATCCTCCGGCCTGGGCGATGGGTCGGCAGGCGACGTGCGATGTGGAGATCGGCCCTTACAAGCTGCCAGCGGGAACATATATCTTTTTCAGCCAATACATCATTCAGCGCAACGCAGACTTCTTCCCTGATCCGCTGCGCTTTGATCCCGAGCGATTCACGCCGGAACATAAGGCCGGGCGTCCGCGTTTTGCTTACTTCCCTTTCGGTGGCGGCAGCCGTCAGTGTATCGGCGAGTCGTTCGCGTGGATGGAGGCGATCCTGAGCCTGGTGACGCTGGCGCAGCGCTGGCGGTTGAAGCTGGTTCCGGAGCAGGCGATCGATGTGCAGCCGAAGATTACGCTCCGCCCGAAATATGCCATTCGCATGGTGCCGGAGCCACGTTGA